A stretch of DNA from Triticum dicoccoides isolate Atlit2015 ecotype Zavitan chromosome 2A, WEW_v2.0, whole genome shotgun sequence:
gaaTAAGGGGGTTCTTGTCtatttgcaaggtgtgaagttgagtaagacgcaAAGCCCAACCACgatagaagaaagagaaaggatggaAGTCttcccctatgcctcatccataagCTCTATGATGTATGGCATGTTGTGTACCAGAATCGATGTGCACCTTTCATAAGTCTGGCAGGTAGGTAGCAGAGTGATACAGGAGTAGATCACTAAACAACGATAaaaaatatccttaagtacctaaagaggaccaaggaaatgtttcttgtttatggaggagactaagagcttgtcgtaaagggttacatcgatgcaagcgttGACATTGATacggatgactcaaagtctcaaacaGGATACATATTTTTTGAATGGTGgagtgatgcgtctccaacgtatctataatttttgattgttccatgctattatattatctgttttggatgttttatatgcattaatatgctattttatattatttttgggactaacctattaacctagagcccagtgccagtttctgttttttccttcttttagagttttgtagaaaaggaataccaaacggaataaaactttcgcgatgatttttcttggaccagaagacatccagacgacttggagtgcaagtcagagaaaccacgaggcagccacaaggacagagggcgcacccagggggtagggcgcgcccccacccttgtggtcccctcgtgactccaccgacctatttcttccgcttatatattcccatatatcccaaaAACAACcatgggagccacgaaaacacttttccaccaccgcaaccttctgtacgtgtgagatcccatctaggggccttttccggcgtcctaacggagggggattcgatcatggagggcttatacatcaacaccattgcccttccgatgaagcgtgggtagtttaccacaaacctacgggtccatagctagtagctagatggcttcttctctctctttgattctcaataccatgttctcctcgatgttcttggagatctattcgatgtaatacttttttgcgctgtgttttccgagatccgatgaattgtggatttatgatcagctaatctatgaatattatttgaatcttctatgaattcttatatgcatgatttgatatatttgcaagtctcttcaaactatcgatttggtttggccaactagatttgtttttcttgcaatgggagaagtgcttagctttgggttcaatcttgcggtgtcctttcccagtgacagcaggggcagcaaggcatgtattgtattgttgccatcgaggataaaaagatggggttttcatcatattacttgagttaattcctctacatcatgtcatcttgcttaaagcgttactccattctctatgaacttaatactctagatgcaagctggatagcggtcgatgtgtggagtaatagtagtagatgcaggcaggagtcggtctacttgacacggacgtgatgcctatattcatgatcattgccttagatatcgtcataactttgtgcttttatatcaattgctcggcagtaatttgttcacccaccataatattttctatcttgagagaagcctctagtgaaatctatggcccccgggtctattttccatcatataagttttcgatctataattttagtttctgatttacttcctttgcaatcttttaatttccgatctataaaccaaaaataccaaaaatatttactttaccgtttatctatctttattatatctcacttttgcaagtaaccgtgaagggattgacaacccctttattgcgttgggtgcaagttgtttgattgtttgtgcaggtattcggtgacttgttcattgtctcctactggattgataccttggttctcaaactaaggggaatactaactctactttgctgcatcaccctttcgtcttcaagggaaaaaccaacgcaagctcaagaagtggcATGGAGCAGTCAGTTGGAGTAGCTCCAAGCAGagtgtggtagcagcatctacatgtgaagcggaatgcaTAACTGCTTCGGAAGCGGCATAGGAagaagtctggatgaaggaatttATATCTGATCTAGGAAtggtacctagtgcatcggatccaatgacTATCTTTTGTTACAACACTCGTGCCATTGCCATTGCCAGGGAACCAAGGTTTCACAAGAAAACAAAGCACATCAAacgccgcttcaactccatccatgattgcaaagtacatacggatttgaatgttgcaggcccattgactaaacctcttccacgcgcAAAACGTGATCAGTACCAGAACtttatgggtgttagattcattatgatGTAAActggattattaactctagtgcaagtgagagactgttggaaatatgccctagaggtaaagatgttattatcatattttcccattcatgataaatgtttattatccatgctagaattgtattgatcggaaactcggatacatgtgtggatgcataAACAACACCACGTCGCTAGTGTGCCTCCACTAGACTATCTTGTTGATCAAATattgttaaggtttcctaaccatagacatgagttgtcatttgataacgggatcacatcattaggagaatgatgtgatggacatgcccAACCGTAAGTTTAGCATTAGATCGTGTCACCTAGTTTATttgctacaactttcttcatgtcaGGTAtttgttccttagaccatgagatcatgccactcccgaataccagaagagtactttgtgggttatcaaacatcacttcataactaggtgatcataaaggtgctttacaaatatttcagaaagtgtttgttgggttgcatggatcgagactaggatttgtctctCCATGTGACAGATACATatatatctccgggccctctcggtaatacaatatcacaagaagcttgcaagtatgtgactaatgagtttagtcacgaGGGTCTTTTATTATgggacgagtaaagggacttgccgataatgagattgaactaggtacagaGATACTGGCAATCGAATCTCGAACAAAGGGAATTCTATATAGGATTagccgaatcctcgacatcgtggttcaaccgataaagatctttgtttaATACGTGGGAATAAATATGTGCATCCAGGTTTCACTATAGATTATTGATAGGGgaggagtctcgatcatgtctagatGTTCTTAAACCCGTAGGGCCACACACTTAACGTTGGGTAATGCTAGGTAGTATTGGGAtattatggtgaattccaaaagaagtttggagtcctggatgggaTCGACGACATCatgaggagctccgaaatggtctgtaggtaaagatttatatatggaaagtcttaTTCAGGGTTCCGGAGAAGTTCGGGAATTTTTGGTAGAGTATCGGGAAGGTTCCAGAAGGTTCTGGGGGTTCCGCCGTGGGGCCCAACGACCAGGGAAGGGCCCACATAGACCAAGGGGTGGGGCTACAGTCCACATGGGCTAGCCGCACCAGCCCCAAGGCCCATTTTGTTTAAATCTAGAGATAAGGTCTTATCTCTAAATATAAAGGGTTGGATCTAGAGATAAGGTGTTATCTCCAACTTTAACGGGATTTCTCCcttgtggccggccctaggagggtttGGACGCCCTCCCCTGCCCCCTATAAAGAGAGAGAGGCGCATGGGGGCAGCCACCCTTCCACCCTTGGCCATCGTCTCAACCATCTCCCTCCATCTCCTTGTTCGGTTGCGCTTGGCGAAACCCTACCAGAGTTCtgttgccgccaccgccaccaccccaaCGTGTTGGTTCCAATTCCATCTACCTATtcaccctcccttgctggatcaagaaggcggggacgtcatcgagctacacATGTGTTAATCTCGGAGGTACCGTTCGTTCGGTACCCGGGTCGGATTGGATAGCGAAGGAGTACGACTACGCCAACCATGATCTCTAGATCGTTAACGcttccggtctacaagggtatgtagacacacttccctcttgttgctagcaTCTACACAAATTAGATCTATGGTGTTTCGTATGATTTttctgttttccatgcaatgttaccCATCAGTCGCGGCATGCAACTGGCCACATCCGGTAGCTCATCATCCCGGGTTAAAATCCCATTAACCCTAACATCCAATGCACTTCACATTTTAGAGGTGAGATGGATTTACATGGTTCTTGCCCTGATACACGACCGACGTAATCTTCACCGCAACTCACCGTCCTCCTCCATCTTTGCCTCGCCATCGACCATCCTCGGTATGCCGGTGCCACCCATCTACAAACACAACGGTGAGAGATGggtgagagagagatgagagaaggGTCCAAGTGGCTGTACGAGAGGGgggagagatagatagagagaaagaGTGATCGTGTGAGCTAACCTCGTGTCAACGGATCATCGTTGTTCTACACCTAAGCCGCCATACTCAATGCACGAGACCGCCGCCACCCTGCTCTGGAATTGGGAAACAAGTGTTAGGGATTTGGAGGCCCTGATTTTGAGATCAAGTGGTTATGAGCCACGGTAGGGGATTTTTGTGAGAAAATAAATCCAAGGGTTCTTTCGAAACATATCATGCCACATGCCCCCTCCTTCGTCGTCTGGTCGCTGACAGTGGGACCCGTGCCACGCTGCCTAGCCTAGTCAGAGTCAAATTCGTATCCAAATGAGAAAAGCATTGTATGTCCACACAAGAGCCAAAATTTTCCACCACTTCGATGTATACCGTAATTTGTAGCACCAAAGTGGCCGTTTGTGTCAAATTCTGGCATCACCAATGTAATTGACTCTTAAAAAAACTTGTTAAACATCTAGTGCTTTCATTAGGATTTAAATGTATGGTTGAATTATATTGATCGATAATCCAAAGCAAGGCTGCATGGCAAAATTTggtttagttttttttttctttttgaaaaagtacaGCGTCGCGTTTCTATCCGCTGTATGTGGACATGTTATCCACGGACTTTGATGCGTTCGATTGATGCACCGCGTTGGAGGAGTTGGCAGAAGTAATAACCGTTTTAATCTATTTTTCTGTTTTGATGAGAAGCCAACAAACCGTGTTAACAAAAGCgtgttatttttttcaaaaaaacaaaacaaaaccgtGTTATATGTGGATCCATTATTAAAGTCCAAAAGCAAACGGCACTATACGGCACTGCCCCATTTCTTCTCCTTTTCCTTTTCTCCGTACCaacttttctttatttttcttcccGAGATTTCAATTCTTGCCCGTGTGTATTAGTCGCTCTCACGATTGGGGGCGACGCTAATCGCGGTGCCACCACTTCCAATCCACTCTCGCGGTCGCCGTGCCGAGCTGTTCCTGCTCTGTCTTCAACCACTCCAAGATTTGTTCTTTAGACGCCTGCAGCTTCGGTGCGCAGGGACGGAGGAGAGCTCGGGACTTGGTTCAGAGCTTAGGATCTTTGTCGGTACGCGTCTCCGCCATGTTCTAGGTTCGATGTGCTTGCTGACGTCTCTGTTCGTGGATTGGGTCGCTCTTCCATCTTATGGAAGATTAGGTATAGGTATCATTCCGTGTTTTGGGTTCGTTTTAGGTAGGAGATCGAGAATTTGATCTGACTGGAAAGCTTGTCCCATCTTTGGATCTGACAGTGGCGCAACAGCTTGATGCAAGCTATGGTAGCTCATTCCCAGGAGCTCTCTACTTCTGCACTTGTATTTATCAATCTTTTCAACTTTCGTGTCGTGCATATGTTCTTGGATTCAGTAGATTTCTGGTGCTGGTGTTTTACAGATTGGTGGAAACGATCCTGTGTGCTGTAGTTTTCTTCTTTTTCCCTGGGTGCCGCGTTGGCGACGTTGCTTTCTGTCGGCCCTTTCTTTTGTCTTACCCAATTTGCGTGTATCCTTATCTCCTCTGATTGTTGCTTCCGGTGTCACCAAAGCGACCGGCCATCTATCTTGTCCTGCAATTCTTGCATTCCTTGCACCGGATTGGGAGTAGAAAGAGGTCAACCTGTGTCAAaggcaactgcttcttcttctctTATTTTCCCCTTCTGCTGTTCTTGTTTGAGTTCTGCTTCTAGATCCAGTTTCGgctctcttttctttttgttccAGTCTCTTGAATGAATTATTACTTTGTGGATTCAACGATGAGACGTGGATGAGTTCGTGTATGATCCAGTATTCCAGTATAATAATTGTTTTCCTTGATTTTTTTTGAGAGGGCTTTTCTTGGGTTGCTTACAGATTCAGGTTTCGATTGGTTTCGTCTGCTCGGCTGACTGGGTTGTAAATTTGGAACTGGAAGGAAGAATTTGAGCACAGATGGGCCAGTGTTGCAGCAGAGCTACGTCCCCGGATTCTGTCCAAGGAGGAGCCAATGGCTATGGCTATTCTCACCAGCCAAAACAAGCACAAACACCTCCTAGTTACAACAATGCTCAGCCACCACCACAAGCTGAGGTGAGGTACACACCGCCAGCGATGAACCCTCCTGTAGTCCCACCTGTGGTTGCCCCCTCAAAGCCCATGCCGGACACGATTCTCGGCAAGCAGTACGAGGATGTGCGCTCTGTCTACTCGCTTGGCAAGGAACTTGGTAGGGGGCAGTTCGGGGTGACGTACCTTTGCACTGAGATCAGCACTGGCAGGCAGTATGCTTGCAAGTCCATATCCAAGCGCAAGCTCGTGAGTAAGGCCGATAAGGAGGATATCCGCAGGGAGATCCAGATCATGCAGCACCTATCTGGGCAGCCAAACATAGTGGAGTTCTGTGGAGCATACGAGGACAAGGGCAGCGTGCATGTTGTAATGGAGCTCTGTGCAGGCGGGGAGCTGTTTGATCGGATTATTGCCAAGGGGCACTACTCAGAGCGCGCAGCTGCTACAATCTGCAGAGGAGTTGTGAATGTTGTGAATGTTTGCCATTTCATGGGAGTGATGCACCGCGATCTGAAGCCGGAAAACTTCTTGCTCGCGACCAAGGATGAGAATGCAGTGCTCAAGGCCACTGATTTCGGGCTTTCGGTCTTCATTGAAGAAGGTAACACAAATGATATATAAGCTGCATATGCTTGCCAACTGCATTTTGTTGTTGGACACCTCTCATAGCAACTGGATATATCTATCTATCAAGTCCATAGGGCATAGGCTGCTCGTAACTATTGTATTGCTGTTGGACTACCTAATAGGGTTGGAGTTCCCTAGATGGTCTAGTTTTGGATTTGACGAGTTTCAATGCTGTTCATTCCGAGTCGTGGAGAAATCGAGCAGTCAAGCCATTTTGGTGATGCTATGGGCAGTTTTTTTTGTGTTGACATAAACATACCATGTCAATATGCTTTCAGTAAATAAAGTAGAGAAGGAAAGTTTTCTATACCGATGGTCCAATCTTGGGTTCACAGTGAACCATCTATTTTTTAACCATGCTAAGTTTGGGTTAGCATTGAAAATTAACATCTGATTCCATGTTAGTTACTATGAGCGCATAGGGAAGGCGTCGGCAGCTGCTTAATGGTTGCTCCTCGGTCTTTTGGGTTGTCCTCATGGTTTAGCCTATCCACCGTGGTTTTGGTGGAGTCGATTGTCTACATCCAAGGTGTTCTCATTGGGATTCCTTCGTGATGTAGATGTGTGAGGGCTTGGGACAGTTGCATGTTGGGAATGCCTATGGGGTTGGCGGTGTGGTCATGGGGTCCCAGAATTTGGGAGAAGTCCGCATGTGGTCTATTTGTATTGGTTTTCGTCCGGTTCTCCATTAATTATCTGggcaactctcttcttcttaattaattgatgaggcaaatcttttgcctccgttttgaaaaaaaaaactatcAGCGCATGATAGAACTAATCATGTAAAGGGAGTTTTCTAGAGGCATTGCGACTTTGATATTGAGGTAGTCATGCTTCAATGGAGGCAACCACCGTCCTGTAGAATTGTAGCTCATGGAATTATGCAGAAAGTCTTTGTGTTGCAAAGATTAAGACTGAATGGCTATTCATTTGTGCTGTTTGAACTCTAGTTATTGTATACAAAATGGACTTTTGTTCATGTGTACTAACTACTAAGCGTCTTCCAAATATATCAGGAAAAATGTATAGGGACATCGTTGGAAGTGCTTATTATGTTGCTCCTGAAGTCCTTAGGAGAAACTATGGTAAAGAGATAGATGTTTGGAGTGCAGGTGTTATTCTGTACATTCTTCTCAGCGGTGTTCCTCCATTCTGGGCTGGTAAGTTTGCCTCTAAAGTCCTGATGTACTTCCACCTTCTGAATTCAGGTATACAATTATTGCAGCAGCATGTTGTTATTCATCTTCTGTTTTACTTTGCAGAAACTGAGAAGGGAATATTTGATGCTATTCTTCAAGGGGAGATTGACTTTGAAAGTCAGCCATGGCCATCAATTTCTGAGAGCGCTAAAGACCTTGTGAGGAAGATGTTGGCGCAGGATCCAAAGAAAAGAATTAGTTCAGCCCAAGTTCTTCGTAAGCTTCTTGACAGTACATTATTAACCTTCAAATCTTAGTTCTTTTCGCCAAAATCTGATATTTTTTGTGTATGCTGGATCAGAACATCCATGGCTCAGGGAAGGAGAAGCATCAGATAAACCTATTGACAGTGCTGTTCTTTCTAGGATGAAGCAATTCAGAGCAATGAATAAACTGAAAAAGATGGCTCTAAAGGTTATTATTATCTTCATGCTCATAACTGAATGCCTTTTTCTCTGGTGCTTATAAGCAAGTGTGTATGCAGGTTATAGCTTCAAATCTTAACGAGGAAGAGATCAAGGGCCTGAAGCAAATGTTTATGAACATGGACACAGACAACAGTGGGACAATCACATATGAGGAACTCAAAGCAGGACTAGCCAAACTTGGATCGAAGCTCTCAGAAGCTGAAGTAAAGCAGTTGATGGATGCGGTACACAACTCttctgaactactccctccgtcccataatatatgacgtttttgcagttcaaaaacgtcttacattatgggacagagtagTATTACAGTATTTTTTTCCAACCATGATATTTTTGACATTGTATACCTACCTCTTGATCCATTCCAGGCTGATGTGGATGGCAATGGATCAATTGACTACGTTGAGTTCATAACAGCAACCATGCATAGACACAAGCTCGAAAGAGACGAGCATTTGTTCAAGGCGTTCCAGTACTTTGACAAAGACAACAGTGGGTGAGTATTCTAATCTGAACTGTCAATTCCTACAACTGATAGTGTTGTTTTTTTCATCAAACCTTACCAGTGAGACATGATATTCACAGGTTCACACTTCATTAATGTTAGTGTGGACCAAACGATAGTTATATAATGCACCTGCACAAAAGAGATGAACCACATGGCttgatttgacaaaggattaccttGCTTTAATGCAGCTTCATTACAAGAGATGAACTGGAGACTGCTTTGATTGAGCATGAAATGGGCGACGCGGATACCATAAAGGACATCATATCAGAAGTCGACACAGATAATGTAAGTCTGCGTATTGGCAGTATTTTCTGACTACAACCTGTTTGTTCCTTCCATTTTCTTGATGGCGCTCTTGTGGCAATTTACAGGATGGGAGGATTAACTACGAGGAATTCTGCGCTATGATGAGAGGAGGGATGCAGCAGCCAATAAGGCTCAAGTAGTCTTTCCTTGTAGAAATGGTGTACCATTAGCAACTGTTCTTGGTTCCTTTTTTTTCGCTGCTGCACGGATGAGAAGTTCTCTTTGGCGTTGTTGAGATGATTGTGTATATCTTGTGGCCTTTTGCTCGTGCATGTTGTTCCTCAAGTGTTTTGGACCTACTTTCTTCTGTAAGTTGGTTTTTGCAAGTACATCTAATAAAAGAGTATTTTTGCACGTCAAATGTGCATATTTAAATCCCAGTGTTGCCAGGCAAATGGCATTAGGAACATAATTTGCAGGAAAGAAGCCTAATTTCCAAGAAATTTCTGTCACATTCTGTAAATGATTTTCTTTTAGAAAAGACGGCAAAAGGTATCTTATACTAGTATTTGATAATTATCAAGGAAAATGATAGTTGGGAGGACAAGAAGACACAACAGCAACAACAAAGACAAAAACAAGGCCTTTCAATCCCAAACATGTTGGTCTAGGCTAGAATTGAAACCGATAAGATAAGATACTGAACCTAAGTCATGGATTTGGTACGTGGATAGCTAATTTACACACACCTCTGTCCATGATTAGTTCTTTGGTAATATTTTTGTCCTACGAATCTCTTTTAACGGACTTCTTCCATGCTAAAGATTGGTCTACCCTGACCCCTTTTTACATTATCAGTGCTTCTTTCATGTCAAAGTTTGGTCTACCCTGCTCCTCTTTGATATTATGAGCACGTTTCATTCATCCACTATGCACGAGAGCTTTTGGAGGTCTGAGTTGTATATGCTCAAAACATCTTAGATGATGTTGGACAACCTTCACTTTGATCGGTGCCACCCCAACTCTCTAATGTATATTATCATTTGACCTAATCCTTTCATGTTAGCCACATATCGTCTTAACATGTGCATCTCTGCTA
This window harbors:
- the LOC119354322 gene encoding calcium-dependent protein kinase 19 isoform X2; protein product: MGQCCSRATSPDSVQGGANGYGYSHQPKQAQTPPSYNNAQPPPQAEVRYTPPAMNPPVVPPVVAPSKPMPDTILGKQYEDVRSVYSLGKELGRGQFGVTYLCTEISTGRQYACKSISKRKLVSKADKEDIRREIQIMQHLSGQPNIVEFCGAYEDKGSVHVVMELCAGGELFDRIIAKGHYSERAAATICRGVVNVVNVCHFMGVMHRDLKPENFLLATKDENAVLKATDFGLSVFIEEGKMYRDIVGSAYYVAPEVLRRNYGKEIDVWSAGVILYILLSGVPPFWAETEKGIFDAILQGEIDFESQPWPSISESAKDLVRKMLAQDPKKRISSAQVLQHPWLREGEASDKPIDSAVLSRMKQFRAMNKLKKMALKVIASNLNEEEIKGLKQMFMNMDTDNSGTITYEELKAGLAKLGSKLSEAEVKQLMDAADVDGNGSIDYVEFITATMHRHKLERDEHLFKAFQYFDKDNSG
- the LOC119354322 gene encoding calcium-dependent protein kinase 19 isoform X1; its protein translation is MGQCCSRATSPDSVQGGANGYGYSHQPKQAQTPPSYNNAQPPPQAEVRYTPPAMNPPVVPPVVAPSKPMPDTILGKQYEDVRSVYSLGKELGRGQFGVTYLCTEISTGRQYACKSISKRKLVSKADKEDIRREIQIMQHLSGQPNIVEFCGAYEDKGSVHVVMELCAGGELFDRIIAKGHYSERAAATICRGVVNVVNVCHFMGVMHRDLKPENFLLATKDENAVLKATDFGLSVFIEEGKMYRDIVGSAYYVAPEVLRRNYGKEIDVWSAGVILYILLSGVPPFWAETEKGIFDAILQGEIDFESQPWPSISESAKDLVRKMLAQDPKKRISSAQVLQHPWLREGEASDKPIDSAVLSRMKQFRAMNKLKKMALKVIASNLNEEEIKGLKQMFMNMDTDNSGTITYEELKAGLAKLGSKLSEAEVKQLMDAADVDGNGSIDYVEFITATMHRHKLERDEHLFKAFQYFDKDNSGFITRDELETALIEHEMGDADTIKDIISEVDTDNDGRINYEEFCAMMRGGMQQPIRLK